In Aegilops tauschii subsp. strangulata cultivar AL8/78 chromosome 3, Aet v6.0, whole genome shotgun sequence, one genomic interval encodes:
- the LOC109762904 gene encoding uncharacterized protein, producing MAAPAAEAPAPVAAPVLPPARSKDADPARLQTSPLLPAAGWSDLPPDLVRRVADSLVAANDLDCYMDFRAVCSGWRAATDDPRSDPFDPRFRPRRWVILDDGDDLLLLNAATGRFLRKRIPLLRRYHVLAATPGGFFVLADRYPSRAACVFNPLTGVLIRFAAPVPTKKVAAATVVFGRSSWPTLTLNLLCDSPSKSYSATPDMASFQEKEVQLPIDCHISLKAVRGGVYADGGGAAQGFRHGVSVIFEIFDLIQSLHVHPSMFYAEDLPVAGHANDHTRFFIVEFGGEVLIIIKLQRCVKVFKMDIGSIVPVESIGSHAIFIGHHRCLAVDTDKFPSVESNCLYYVERLGSSAYICMYNLKDEKDERISAGAVDFVKLHELFVLAAHRPFTIIQLLSSYTINVWDSQLPLQQGAN from the coding sequence ATGGCGGCCCCCGCTGCTGAAGCCCCGGCGCCCGTCGCGGCCCCCGTTCTCCCTCCTGCCAGAAGCAAGGATGCGGATCCGGCTCGTCTCCAAACCTCGCCGCTCCTTCCGGCCGCAGGCTGGTCGGACCTCCCGCCCGATCTCGTCCGCCGCGTCGCCGACTCCCTCGTCGCCGCCAACGACCTCGACTGCTACATGGACTTCCGCGCCGTCTGCTCCGGCTGGCGCGCCGCCACCGACGACCCCAGGAGCGACCCCTTCGACCCCCGCTTTCGCCCGCGCCGGTGGGTCATCCTGGACGacggcgacgacctgctgctgCTGAACGCCGCCACGGGGCGCTTCCTCCGCAAGAGGATCCCGCTGCTCCGCCGCTACCACGTCCTCGCCGCCACTCCCGGCGGCTTCTTCGTCCTGGCGGACAGGTACCCTTCTCGAGCCGCCTGCGTCTTCAATCCTCTCACCGGCGTCCTGATCCGGTTCGCGGCACCCGTACCCACCAAGAAGGTCGCCGCCGCCACTGTCGTCTTCGGTCGCAGCTCTTGGCCCACGCTCACGCTCAACTTGCTCTGCGACTCTCCTTCCAAAAGTTACTCGGCCACTCCTGACATGGCAAGTTTCCAAGAAAAGGAGGTGCAGTTGCCCATTGATTGTCATATCTCATTGAAGGCAGTCAGAGGCGGTGTCTACGCCGACGGTGGTGGCGCTGCGCAGGGATTCAGGCACGGGGTTTCTGTTATATTCGAGATCTTCGATTTGATACAGTCACTTCATGTCCATCCATCAATGTTTTATGCTGAGGATCTTCCTGTGGCCGGACACGCAAACGACCATACCCGTTTTTTCATCGTGGAATTCGGTGGAGAAGTGCTGATCATCATCAAGCTGCAGCGATGCGTCAAGGTTTTCAAGATGGACATCGGTAGCATTGTGCCTGTGGAGAGCATCGGCAGCCATGCCATCTTCATCGGTCATCACAGGTGCCTGGCTGTTGACACCGATAAGTTTCCATCTGTTGAGTCCAACTGTCTCTACTACGTTGAGCGCCTGGGTTCGTCCGCGTACATCTGCATGTACAATCTCAAGGACGAGAAAGACGAGAGGATCTCAGCTGGCGCTGTAGATTTCGTGAAGCTGCACGAGTTGTTCGTCCTCGCCGCCCACCGCCCTTTCACCATCATCCAGCTTCTCTCCAGCTACACCATCAATGTCTGGGATTCTCAACTGCCGCTACAACAGGGCGCCAACTAA
- the LOC109762912 gene encoding uncharacterized protein: MAGELPTPLDMDTPAKVEKQDPRCPESIPAVPATATANWSKWSTLPDDLVRRIAKCFLYTNDVDYYMCFRAVCPSWRAVTGDPKRDALDSGALLLLLPAATLDGPGRRLPERRHADGSGAALEVRGRRWSGFVLHGGSVKMSSHA; the protein is encoded by the coding sequence ATGGCGGGCGAACTTCCGACGCCCTTGGACATGGACACCCCGGCCAAAGTGGAGAAGCAAGATCCGAGGTGTCCGGAGAGCATACCGGCGGTCCCGGCCACGGCGACCGCAAACTGGTCCAAATGGTCCACGCTCCCGGACGATCTCGTCCGCCGCATCGCCAAGTGCTTCCTCTACACCAACGACGTCGACTACTACATGTGCTTCCGCGCCGTCTGCCCCAGCTGGCGCGCCGTCACCGGCGACCCCAAGAGAGACGCTCTGGACTCTGGAGCCCTGCTTCTGTTGCTTCCAGCCGCTACATTGGATGGTCCTGGACGACGACTTCCAGAGCGACGACACGCGGATGGTTCTGGAGCAGCGCTGGAagtcagaggcaggaggtggagcggcttcgtcttgcacggagGTTCGGTgaagatgtcaagtcatgcctga